The DNA segment ATTACCAGACATGATACTGTAGCACTAACTTTCGAAACAGCATCTGAAGAATGCAAGTCTTCAGAACCATAGTAAGTTGTACGAGTATGATATTAAACTCTTCTAGATATAAGCTCTAATATAGTTTATAAATTTAATGCAATCATAAAAGCCTTTGATGATAAATACACTCTACATTGCAATGGCCATGCAACTTCCTGTTAACAGGGACAATGCTAGTATTATAATTCATACCGTTACTGAGTCTGAGAAGATTTTCCAATTCCCTTGGGGTCAATTCTTCTGGAGCTGAACACGAACACCTAAAGACACAAAATAGCATTAACTGATAGATTTATGGGGAGAGTGGTTTACTGACCAAAACATAAACACACATTGCTATGGAAAACATGTTAGTTACCTGCTTTGATCCCAAGCATTGTCCACACAAGTCCACTTAGGTGGAAGAAGAATATCAACCGGCAGCCTTCGCCACTTACAGCAGCTATCACACTGAGCCCATTGCTCTTGTCCCCTGATGATAAAGCTTAACAATATTAGATGGATTTTCTTAAACTTATAACAGAGATATATTGCATCTTGGGGAGGAAAAAAAAGCAGGAAGAGGCTATAGTCCTAAATCTTGACTATACGAGCACTAGAATAAGCATAGGTCCAAATAAAGATCTCAGACACAATGTAATTTGTGCGGAATAGATCCTTCAGGCAAATGATCACAGGAATTTCTTCATAGGTAAAATATGGACTAACAAGTTCAATGCCACAAAGAAACTAGCACATTGCAATGAACACAAATTGTAGATTTCCTTCCACAAAAATGATTTAACTTCTACTCTTGTTTGTTTTGGCCTCTTCTCTATTGCTAAGGTATCCAGCATATCATCAAGGTAAAGAAAGAAACAAACAACATGAAAATGGCAGAGGGAACTGCATGTAAAAAAGCAAAGACAGGATAAGAGTGATTTGCAGTTGAGTCTGACAGTAGGCAGGAAAAGGTAATCTTTAAGAGGTATTGAGTTTAAAAAAGAGATTCCAGAAAATATAAGTTTCCCTATAGTGCATGAATTCTAGTACATACATTACAATCCAGGTGGTAGATTCTTGTACAAGGACAGTTGAATATATCTAGAAGTATACTATTTCgtagaataaaattaaaaatgtaaATGATGATTAGTCTTACCCAGTTGAACGAACTGCAAAGATGGTTCTCTTCCCAAAAACTGGAGGTTCCTACATGAGAAAAATATATCAAAAAATTCATTAAGTTTTGGAAGATCACTAGTCATAAGACTGAATCAACTCGTTTTACTTCTTCTGATGTGCTGCCTGTGTGTGTAAAAGTCCACATTAGAAGGTGAGTTGTGAACAAGAGGGTGAATCCATGATTCCCCAACATTAAATACATGTTTTTGGCAGTAATGGACTTGCCATTAAAAAAACTCTTTCAGAATCAATACAAAATATGCTAGATGATATTCAATACATGTTCTGCTTGCTCAGCATGTCCTCCTTTGTGTAAAGCGAAATATAATAATACTATCAAGTTATGCACTAACCATACATGAAAAAGAATCTCTTGAGACCTTTTCTCATCAGAATGTAGCCAAAACATCTTCAGACATATCATACAATATATGCATATATGAATGTCTTTTATTTATCTTATGTATTTGTCTGTCTCTCTCTATCACTCTCTCTATATGTATGACTACTCACTTCATATTCTTCAAAATCATGATCCTCAATAGTGATGATGCTAGGCTTGACACTTGATGGTGGGCGGAGCAAATCTTGTGCCTCGTCCCATGTGAGTTTGAGCTCCAGAGCATCTAGGCTATCAATTAAAAGCCTCTTACTTTTAGACCCAAtatttcttgttctttttctctcaGGAACCAGCAATGATGGTAACAGCAAGCTCTCCCTCGTCCTTTCCTCATGCTTCTCAGATTTATGCCAGTTAATATCACCATTAGCTGAATGCAAATGTTTGGACAGTGCACTTAAATGTGTATCGGTGCTCCCCTTTATTGACTGAAGAAGGCCAGAGTAACCACTTACTATAGGTAGGTTCTCAAAAACACCCGAAAAGAAACTTTCACTTGAATGAACACCATTAGGAATGGCAGATGGTATATCctgtttatttaataatttacataTTAATATTATATGATCAATTTTACGAATAATGAAACTGACTCCATTTTTGTACCTGCATTGCCATATTGTTTGATGCTTTCCTGAAGCCCATAACAAGTTTTCCTTCTGGATCCATACGGCTAAATGTTACTGTAACAGAGATGATAGAACTGTGTGAGTTATAATGTTGAATCTACCTCCACTTCCCAAAATTACTAATGACAATTAAGCACTACACCTGAGCTGTGAGGTAGAAAGGTTCATGGGATATAACGTCCTACTCATAGATTGGTAAAAATCTaggaacaagaaattaaaatattctCATGTATGGATTATTTCATAAATATCAGTATTTTCTTTTGCAGTTACATAAAATGGCAGAAATACGTTGGTACGTTTCTTGGAGCAAATTTACAAGTAACAGTAATGCAATAGACTTCAAAAACAAGATGAACTACACAGGGATTCTCCAGTAGAAGAGAATAGTCCATAAGACATGTAAATTTATCAAATATCCATTACAATCAGAATCTTCAGAGTGGTTGGATTTAAAAGTACCAGTATCTCCAGCTTGCAACTGCATGGACTGTATGCAGGGGGTTACACCCTCCAAAACGTACATTCTGCTGTTATTATTAGGCCAAAATCTGAACTGAAACACCCACTCTTTCCCCTTCACATCTTGAATCCTTAGAGGAAGGCCCTCTGGTTGTGAGATAGGAGGAAAATAAGCCTGCACAGCAGTTCAAGTTTCTACTAATATACGGCAAGGCTCATTCACAAAAAGACTTCAAAGATATATAATGGCGTGAATTTCATTTCAACAACAGAATAAAAACTATACAAACTTACTTCAGCACACGCTTTAGGGAGAACTAAACGACCAATGCGACCAGCATCACTTGCACTGAGAACCTTTTCAAACAACGGCACAATTGTGGAATTTGAACTTTATCATAGCATGGTTAAGGATATAACAATCCTAATAAACAGATAGGCAAGGAAATCATAAAAGTATAACATTCATTGCATGCTTCTGCAAACAAAAAACTAATAGGCTtgttactttaaaaaaaaaaaaaatgatggatACTCTGCAGATATTTGCTGCAACTCTTGGTCTGTAATCCTTGGCCAATAACGAGGAAGCAACTGATTCCGTCCCCGCCCTTCAGCAGGTGGCCTAGCAACACGTATCTGTGAAACCATGCCTGCATTGGACTCTAAACCTGTAGCAAGGGCTGACTTTGGAGGCTTGGGCAATAGATGGCGAGACCTGGGCCCCTGTTGGAGTGGAGACAATGCCTTATTTTGAACCCTTTCATCAACAACAGCAGCAGGAAAGGGATTTGGATTCCCTAAAGGTGAGCCTAGGGTAATGCTCAAGTTTGTTTGTGCCAGTGATTCATATAATTCTTTTGTCGCAATAGTTGTTTTATGAATCTCTGGTTTTGCTCCATTTGATGCTCGGTTAAAGTTTGAGAAACTTGTACTTCCAATTTCTCCCATGGGAGGTGCATTATCGTCCTGTTTCACTTGCCAAAAAGACCCACTTGTCTCCTCATTCTGTAATTGGAGCAAGTGTCTCGTGCCAATACCCTCAGTAATGCGGCCGAACTGCATAAGCTTCCTTTCTCCATCCAACTGGTCAGCAAACTGTTCACAAATATCATCAACTTTTGACGTGCTAAATCCATTAGTTTTTTCATCCCCCATCACCTGGGTAAATATGTTTTATTATATGCTTAAAATATACCCACTCTGACAATGAAGACTAAAAAGCTTCCAATTCAAGCATTGTCTAGCACAAATCTAATACACATAAAGAACCATTTTGTCTCATAAACCGATACAAGAAAAATGTTGACCAATATAAGCAATCTTTGACCccaaattttttaatttgttttataaAGACTATACAGGATGTTGAGGTGGACCTGGTGTCAACAGAGTAGAATGGCGAAAAATAATTCATATAACTGATCCCAATTAGTTTGGAATTAAGGCTTTAGTTGTTGGTGTTTATAAAGACTATACTCTTACATTGGTACTCCATTTGTTACAATTATAGTACAAAGACATGCATACAGATGAAAGGCATCAAGGACAAGTCACTTGAAACCATTAGAAACACCATGCGGTAGACAAATCACTAGAAGacgtgaaaattttaaaaatgaaaaagatgaaccagAATATAAGTAATCTGAACTTACAGAGTTAACCCCTGAACTTTTAGTACAGCTCATGCAGTTTACACCGCCACCATGATCAAGTAGCTCAAGCAGAAATATGGAAGCAATACATCCACAATGAAGACGCTGCCAGAGCCAAATTCAATTACTTACATTCAGTGTGGAAGGTATGGGAAGTCTACGAGAGATGAGGATGGAGAAATAGATTGTTAATTGTGGATGTACCTTGCCACACGAAGCGCACTCCCTCCAACCAGAATCCTTTGAGTGGAACATGTCACAAAAAATTGACAGCTCGTATGCAGACCTACAGTCATAATAAAACATCCACCAATTAAAATTATGGATCACAACTCCCTCCCATGGTGAAGCCACATCATCCCATTATCTTTATCAGTTCATAACTAACAGTTAATAACTGTTGTGCCTTAACGGCTGATTCTAGTTGTTGCCATACCTCTCCCAAAACCATACAAAGTTTAAGATTTAGGATGAAAAAAACTATACAGTACATTAAAGTATTACGAAACAACTTCATTGTCCATTTGGGCACGAAACAACTTCATTGTCCAGTTGGGCACGAAACAATTTCAGGCACTTACTTTGAATTAATTCTTCTCACAAATTTTTTTTTGGAACGAAATTTTCACAAATCTAATTCCTTTGCAAATAAAATTGATGTAATGTCCCAAAAACAACAATGCCACGGTGAAATTTCCATAGAAACCGAAAAAAAGAAGGTTGGAAAATACAAGCCGTTTATGAATAATAACATCAAGGAACCATAAATAAATGGACGACGACGAAATCAGCAGAAGGAAAAAACTCCAGCAGAACCCGTACCATCTCAGCCATTCATAAAGGTACGGCTCCATTGTCTACTGTAACTCACGCATTGGAAAAAACGAAGAATAGAAGAAAAGGAATAAATTTACCCGCACTTATCACAGAGATTGGCGAATACGCCAGATCGCAAAGGCCAACCTTTTCTCCACCCGCTCGACGTCGAGGCTCCGCATAATGCATTCATGCAAGTCTTCGACTCCATCTCAATATCAATTCTAGAATTTCCAGAAAAGGCCAATTCAAATCGCCAAATTAAAACAAATCCCTAACAGTTCCCGTTTCAATAAAATCTAACTCGTAAATTGATCAACTAAAAAGCAGTACAACTCCTCAAAATATAGTATATAAACTAATATATAAAAGCCAGAAGAGCATTAAAGAAGCCAACCTCTCATCACAATCTCTCAAACAATACGAAAGGCAACTTCAGCAATTTCCATAACTATTATACAGAGACGGCGCCATGTTCGATTTCTTCGCATCAGTTACCTTTGACCTTCAACTA comes from the Hevea brasiliensis isolate MT/VB/25A 57/8 chromosome 5, ASM3005281v1, whole genome shotgun sequence genome and includes:
- the LOC110670178 gene encoding B3 domain-containing transcription repressor VAL2 isoform X3 yields the protein MESKTCMNALCGASTSSGWRKGWPLRSGVFANLCDKCGSAYELSIFCDMFHSKDSGWRECASCGKRLHCGCIASIFLLELLDHGGGVNCMSCTKSSGVNSVMGDEKTNGFSTSKVDDICEQFADQLDGERKLMQFGRITEGIGTRHLLQLQNEETSGSFWQVKQDDNAPPMGEIGSTSFSNFNRASNGAKPEIHKTTIATKELYESLAQTNLSITLGSPLGNPNPFPAAVVDERVQNKALSPLQQGPRSRHLLPKPPKSALATGLESNAGMVSQIRVARPPAEGRGRNQLLPRYWPRITDQELQQISADSNSTIVPLFEKVLSASDAGRIGRLVLPKACAEAYFPPISQPEGLPLRIQDVKGKEWVFQFRFWPNNNSRMYVLEGVTPCIQSMQLQAGDTVTFSRMDPEGKLVMGFRKASNNMAMQSIKGSTDTHLSALSKHLHSANGDINWHKSEKHEERTRESLLLPSLLVPERKRTRNIGSKSKRLLIDSLDALELKLTWDEAQDLLRPPSSVKPSIITIEDHDFEEYEEPPVFGKRTIFAVRSTGGQEQWAQCDSCCKWRRLPVDILLPPKWTCVDNAWDQSRCSCSAPEELTPRELENLLRLSNDFKKRRMTSINRPSQENEPSDLDALANAAILGDEGDPGTTAVATTTKHPRHRPGCSCIVCIQPPSGKGKHKPTCTCNVCMTVKRRFKTMMMRKKKRQSEREAEIAQRNQHVSGPRDEAEVESSSKHVSTPQDPSENEARSANEFESKSQSNNLSNKMVDTGKGHIDLNCDPDREEESQVGLNHMSMMSLLQVASLPLDTYLKQNGLTSLVSERQGSSASHVPPQPGESEGQLPEDCQFGTVVQEQEKQESAGEENYGPGPKQSQNDPV
- the LOC110670178 gene encoding B3 domain-containing transcription repressor VAL2 isoform X4, with the translated sequence MESKTCMNALCGASTSSGWRKGWPLRSGVFANLCDKCGSAYELSIFCDMFHSKDSGWRECASCGKRLHCGCIASIFLLELLDHGGGVNCMSCTKSSGVNSVMGDEKTNGFSTSKVDDICEQFADQLDGERKLMQFGRITEGIGTRHLLQLQNEETSGSFWQVKQDDNAPPMGEIGSTSFSNFNRASNGAKPEIHKTTIATKELYESLAQTNLSITLGSPLGNPNPFPAAVVDERVQNKALSPLQQGPRSRHLLPKPPKSALATGLESNAGMVSQIRVARPPAEGRGRNQLLPRYWPRITDQELQQISADSNSTIVPLFEKVLSASDAGRIGRLVLPKACAEAYFPPISQPEGLPLRIQDVKGKEWVFQFRFWPNNNSRMYVLEGVTPCIQSMQLQAGDTVTFSRMDPEGKLVMGFRKASNNMAMQDIPSAIPNGVHSSESFFSGVFENLPIHEERTRESLLLPSLLVPERKRTRNIGSKSKRLLIDSLDALELKLTWDEAQDLLRPPSSVKPSIITIEDHDFEEYEEPPVFGKRTIFAVRSTGGQEQWAQCDSCCKWRRLPVDILLPPKWTCVDNAWDQSRCSCSAPEELTPRELENLLRLSNDFKKRRMTSINRPSQENEPSDLDALANAAILGDEGDPGTTAVATTTKHPRHRPGCSCIVCIQPPSGKGKHKPTCTCNVCMTVKRRFKTMMMRKKKRQSEREAEIAQRNQHVSGPRDEAEVESSSKHVSTPQDPSENEARSANEFESKSQSNNLSNKMVDTGKGHIDLNCDPDREEESQVGLNHMSMMSLLQVASLPLDTYLKQNGLTSLVSERQGSSASHVPPQPGESEGQLPEDCQFGTVVQEQEKQESAGEENYGPGPKQSQNDPV
- the LOC110670178 gene encoding B3 domain-containing transcription repressor VAL2 isoform X2, whose translation is MESKTCMNALCGASTSSGWRKGWPLRSGVFANLCDKCGSAYELSIFCDMFHSKDSGWRECASCGKRLHCGCIASIFLLELLDHGGGVNCMSCTKSSGVNSFADQLDGERKLMQFGRITEGIGTRHLLQLQNEETSGSFWQVKQDDNAPPMGEIGSTSFSNFNRASNGAKPEIHKTTIATKELYESLAQTNLSITLGSPLGNPNPFPAAVVDERVQNKALSPLQQGPRSRHLLPKPPKSALATGLESNAGMVSQIRVARPPAEGRGRNQLLPRYWPRITDQELQQISADSNSTIVPLFEKVLSASDAGRIGRLVLPKACAEAYFPPISQPEGLPLRIQDVKGKEWVFQFRFWPNNNSRMYVLEGVTPCIQSMQLQAGDTVTFSRMDPEGKLVMGFRKASNNMAMQDIPSAIPNGVHSSESFFSGVFENLPIVSGYSGLLQSIKGSTDTHLSALSKHLHSANGDINWHKSEKHEERTRESLLLPSLLVPERKRTRNIGSKSKRLLIDSLDALELKLTWDEAQDLLRPPSSVKPSIITIEDHDFEEYEEPPVFGKRTIFAVRSTGGQEQWAQCDSCCKWRRLPVDILLPPKWTCVDNAWDQSRCSCSAPEELTPRELENLLRLSNDFKKRRMTSINRPSQENEPSDLDALANAAILGDEGDPGTTAVATTTKHPRHRPGCSCIVCIQPPSGKGKHKPTCTCNVCMTVKRRFKTMMMRKKKRQSEREAEIAQRNQHVSGPRDEAEVESSSKHVSTPQDPSENEARSANEFESKSQSNNLSNKMVDTGKGHIDLNCDPDREEESQVGLNHMSMMSLLQVASLPLDTYLKQNGLTSLVSERQGSSASHVPPQPGESEGQLPEDCQFGTVVQEQEKQESAGEENYGPGPKQSQNDPV
- the LOC110670178 gene encoding B3 domain-containing transcription repressor VAL2 isoform X1, which produces MESKTCMNALCGASTSSGWRKGWPLRSGVFANLCDKCGSAYELSIFCDMFHSKDSGWRECASCGKRLHCGCIASIFLLELLDHGGGVNCMSCTKSSGVNSVMGDEKTNGFSTSKVDDICEQFADQLDGERKLMQFGRITEGIGTRHLLQLQNEETSGSFWQVKQDDNAPPMGEIGSTSFSNFNRASNGAKPEIHKTTIATKELYESLAQTNLSITLGSPLGNPNPFPAAVVDERVQNKALSPLQQGPRSRHLLPKPPKSALATGLESNAGMVSQIRVARPPAEGRGRNQLLPRYWPRITDQELQQISADSNSTIVPLFEKVLSASDAGRIGRLVLPKACAEAYFPPISQPEGLPLRIQDVKGKEWVFQFRFWPNNNSRMYVLEGVTPCIQSMQLQAGDTVTFSRMDPEGKLVMGFRKASNNMAMQDIPSAIPNGVHSSESFFSGVFENLPIVSGYSGLLQSIKGSTDTHLSALSKHLHSANGDINWHKSEKHEERTRESLLLPSLLVPERKRTRNIGSKSKRLLIDSLDALELKLTWDEAQDLLRPPSSVKPSIITIEDHDFEEYEEPPVFGKRTIFAVRSTGGQEQWAQCDSCCKWRRLPVDILLPPKWTCVDNAWDQSRCSCSAPEELTPRELENLLRLSNDFKKRRMTSINRPSQENEPSDLDALANAAILGDEGDPGTTAVATTTKHPRHRPGCSCIVCIQPPSGKGKHKPTCTCNVCMTVKRRFKTMMMRKKKRQSEREAEIAQRNQHVSGPRDEAEVESSSKHVSTPQDPSENEARSANEFESKSQSNNLSNKMVDTGKGHIDLNCDPDREEESQVGLNHMSMMSLLQVASLPLDTYLKQNGLTSLVSERQGSSASHVPPQPGESEGQLPEDCQFGTVVQEQEKQESAGEENYGPGPKQSQNDPV